The region CCAGCGGCAGTCCTCGACCTCGGTCTCGTCGAGCGAGTCCTGCCAGTCCTCCCACAGCCAGTCCTTGTCGAGGCCCGAGTCGAGGTGGTCCCAGGGCAGGACCTCCTCGTAGGTGCGCTCGCGTGTGGTGTACCAGTCGAGGTCGAGGCCGAACTGGGGCAGGGCCCGCTCGGCGCACTCCATCCACCGGTCGTACGAGAAGTGTTCACGCCAGCCGTCGAAGCGGCCGCCGTCCTCGTAGACGGCGCGGATGACCGCGCCCACCCGGCGGTCGCCGCGCGAGAGCAGACCCTCCACGATGCCGGGCTTGCCGTCGTGGTACCGGAAGCCGATCGAGCGGCCGTACTTCTTGTCGCCGCGGATCTTTTCGCGCAGCTTCTCCAGCCGGGCGTCGGTCTCCTCGGCGCTGAGCTGCGGGGCCCACTGGAAGGGGGTGTGCGGCTTGGGGACGAAACCGCCGATCGAGACGGTGCAGCGGATGTCGTTCTTGCCGGACACCTCACGGCCCTTGGCGATGACCTTGGTCGCCATGTCGGCGATCTGCAGCACATCGTCGTCGGTCTCGGTGGGCAGACCGCACATGAAGTACAGCTTCACCTGCCGCCAGCCGTTGCCGTACGCGGTGGCCACCGTACGGATGAGGTCTTCTTCGGAGACCATCTTGTTGATGACCTTACGGATGCGCTCACTGCCGCCCTCGGGGGCGAAGGTGAGGCCCGAGCGGCGCCCGTTGCGGGTCAGCTCGTTGGCGAGGTCGATGTTGAAGGCGTCCACCCGGGTCGACGGGAGGGACAGGCCGATCTTGTCCTTCTCGTACCGGTCGGCGAGGCCCTTGGCGACGTCGCCGATCTCGGTGTGGTCGGCGGAGGAGAGGGACAGCAGGCCGACCTCCTCGAAACCGGTGGCCTTCAGCCCCTTCTCGACCATCTCGCCGATCCCGGTGATCGACCGCTCGCGCACCGGGCGGGTGATCATGCCCGCCTGGCAGAAGCGGCAGCCTCGGGTGCAGCCGCGGAAGATCTCCACCGACATCCGCTCATGGACGGTCTCGGCCAGCGGCACCAGCGGCTGCTTCGGGTAGGGCCACTCGTCGAGGTCCATGACGGTGTGCTTGGACACCCGCCACGGCACGCCCGAGCGGTTCGGCACGACGCGCGCGATCCGCCCGTCGGCCAGGTACTCCACGTCGTAGAACTTCGGGACGTAGACGCTGCCGGTACGCGCGAGACGGAAGAGCAGCTCATCGCGGCCGCCCGGGCGGCCCTCGGCCTTCCAGGCGCGGAGGATCGCGGTCATGTCGAGCACGGCCTGCTCACCGTCGCCGATCACCGCGCAGTCGATGAAGTCGGCGATCGGCTCCGGGTTGAACGCGGCATGGCCGCCCGCGACCACGACGGGGTGGTCCTCGGTGCGGTCCACGGCGTCCAGGGGGACCCCGGCGAGGTCGAGTGCGGTGAGCAGGTTGGTGTACCCCAGCTCGGTGGAGAAGGAGACGCCGAGGAAGTCGAACGCGGACACCGGGCGGTGCGAATCCACGGTGAACTGCGGCACCTTGTGCTCGCGCATCAGCTCCTCGAGGTCCGGCCACACGCTGTAGGTGCGCTCGGCGAGCACACCCTCGCGCTCGTTGAGGACCTCATAAAGGATCATGACGCCCTGGTTGGGGAGACCGACCTCGTAGGCGTCCGGGTACATGAGCGACCAGCGGACGTCGCAGCTCTCCCACGACTTGACAGTGGAATTGAGCTCGCCACCTACGTACTGGATAGGCTTCTGCACATGCGGCAGCAGGGCCTCGAGCTGTGGGAAGACCGACTCGACAGACATCGCGGACTTTCGTGAAGCTGACAGGGTGACCCTCTAGCCTACCTGCCGCGCCGGACTCCCTCGCCACGGATCTACGCCTCCAGGGCCGCCCGGTGCTTCTTACGGGAGACATCGGCCCACAGGCCGGGCAGCTCACGCACGCGGGCGGCGGCCCGCGCCTCCTCCCTGCCGTACAGCAGCCCGAAGGTGAAGTCGCTCTCCCCCGCGCCGTGGGCCTGGGTGGCCAGCGCCCGCAGCGCCTCGCGCGCGACGACGCTGTCCTGGTGGTCACCGAGCACGTCCTGTACGGACTGCATACGGCGGGCGAACTTCTTGGCGGGCTTGCCGAGCGCGGGCCGGGCCGTCTCGGCGGCGTAGCGGACGCGCTTGGCGGCCTTACGGGCCTGATGGACGGCCACGTCGCGGTCCGGCCCCGGGGGCGTCTCCAGGGCGGTGGTCATACGGGTGGCGAGCCGCTCGTAGTCGCGCAGCACGGCCCCCACGACCACCTGCTCGGCCGGCTTGGCGGCGGCGGGGCGCAGCGGCGGAGCGGCCGCCAGGGCGTCGAGGGTGTCCAGGAGCGTGAGATAGCGCTCGCTGTCCAGCGCGCCCAGGACGGCCGCGCGGGCGCCGTCGCGGCGCCCCTGCGACCAGTGGTCCAGCCGGTTCCGCACCGGGCCGAGCCGGAGGTCGTCCGGCAGCTCGGCGAGACGGCCTTCGAGCCGCTCGGTGAGCACCTCGCGGTCGCGTTCCACGCCGAGCTCACCGGCCAGCCACTTCAGCTCGTCGCCGATCGGATCGGTCACCGTACGGTCCAGGACCTTGCGGTAGGAGCGGAAGGCGCTGCGCAGCCGGCGGGTGGCGACCCGCATCCGGTGCACCGCGTCCGGCAGGTCCCTGCGCACGGCGGGGTCGAGCCGCACCAGGGCGTCGATCTGACGGCGTACGTAGTCCAGGACGACATCGTCGGCGCCGAGCGGCCGCCGGACCGCCGACGCGGCCTGCTCGACCTGACGGGCGCTCTTCGCGGGCTTCCCGGACCGGCCGGGCCCGTCTCCGCCGGTCTCGACCGCGACCGCGACCTTCTCCGTCTCGGCCAGGGCCTTGGCGAGCTTGGAGGGGCTGTCGGCGCGGTGCAGACCGCCGTCGCGCAGCCGCCCCTCGACCGCGTCGAGCAGCCGCTGATCGTGGCCCCGGCCCTCGGCGAGCTCGACCTCGACCTCGGTCCACCGCACCGGCTCGCTCTCCTCGGGCGCCAGCCGCCGGGCCGTGACGCGGTCGACGGACACCTCCGCGAGCACGGTGCCGTCGGCGTCCACCAGATCCTTACGGTCCCGCTCGGTGTGCAGATGGGCGAGCGGGCGCAGCGGATCGTGGCGGACCCGCGAGCGCAGCAGCGCGGCCATCTCGGCCGGCACCTCGACGCCGAGCGGCGCCTGCAGCTCCTCCCGGGTGTCCGGGCCGACGGGCAGCTTCAGATGCCAGCCCTCGTCGGCGCCGCCGGTGCGGTGGCGCAAGGTGATGCCGTCGGCCAGCAGCCTTCGCCCGGGGGTGTCGTAATAGGTGGCCTCGAGGGTCGCGACACCTCGGCTCACCACGGTCGCGACCGGACCCGCCCCGGTCAGTTCGGGAAGACCCGGCAGGTCGGGCCGCCCGGACGGACCGGCTTCTTCGGCGGTGGCCTCATACTTGCGTTCTATCTCCTGCTTCGTGTCCACCATGTGATGTCACGTACCCGAACTCGGGCCAATCAGCCCTAAGCGGAGACGGGCCTCTGCACTCGGATGGACTGCAGCAGCCCGATCGCGATCCATACGGCGAACATCGAGGTTCCGCCGTAGGAGACGAACGGCAGCGGCAGACCGGCCACCGGCATGATGCCCAGCGTCATCCCGATGTTCTCGAACGACTGGAAGGCGAACCAGGCGATGATCCCCGCCGCGACGACGGTCCCGTACAGCTCCGTGGTGTCGCGCGCGATCCGGCAGGCGCGCCACAGCACGACCCCCAGCAGCACGATGATCAGGCCCGCGCCGAGGAAGCCGAGCTCCTCCCCCGCGACCGTGAAGACGAAGTCGGTCTGCTGCTCGGGGACGAACTGACCGGTGGTCTGGGTGCCGTGGAAGAGCCCCTTACCGGTGAGACCGCCCGAGCCGATCGCGATCCGCGCCTGGTTGGTGTTGTAGCCGACCCCGGCCGGGTCGAGCGCGGGGTTGGCGAAGGCGGCGAAGCGGTCGATCTGGTACTGGTCGAGGACGTGCAGTTGCCAGATGAGCAGCGCGCCGACCACGGCCGTGAGGATCAGTCCGGCGATCCAGCGGTTGGACGCGCCGGAGGCGAGCAGCACGGCGAGCACGATCACCGCCATGACCATCACCGAGCCGAGGTCCGGCATCAGCAGCACGATCGCGATGGGGAGTGCGGCCAGGCCGAGCGACTGGACGACGGTCCGGTGGTCGGGGTTGAGCCGGTCACCCGCGTCCACGCGCGCGGCCAGCAGCATCGCCATGCCCAGGATGATCGTGATCTTGGCGAACTCGCCCGGCTGCAGGGAGAATCCGCCGCCGACCACGATCCACGCGTGCGCCCCGTTGATCGTCGAGCCCAGCGGGGTGAGCACGGCGAGGACGAGGACGACGGACAGGCCGTAGAGGACCGGGACCGCGCCGCGCAGGGTGCGATGGCCCAGCCAGACGGTGCCGATGGCGAGCACCAGCCCGATGCCGGTGTTGAGGGCGTGCCGGACCAGGAAGGAGTACGGGTCGCCCCCGTTCAGCTCGGTGCGGTTGCGGGTGGCGGAGTAGACGAGCGCCCCGCCGATCGCGGACAGGGCCAACGCGGTGAGCAGCAGCACCCAGTCGAGGCGGCGCACGACGGAGTCGCGCGCCATGAGCTTGCTCCAGGTACCGCGCTCCGGGGTGAAGCGCCGGACGGAGTATCCGTGCGTGGACGCGCTCACCCCTGCCTCCTGTTCGCCCCGCCGCGGCAGCGGCTCATGCCACTGTCGCCCGCGCGGCACAGAGGCGCGGCTTGCATCGTCATCTGCGGCCCGGCGGCCGCGCGCGCGTCGCTCACGCCTGCCTCCTGTTCACTTCTCCGCCCGCGCGGCGCAGAGGCGCGGCTTGCATCGTCATCCGCGGCCCGGCGGCCGCGCGTGCGTCGCTCACGAATTCGCTCCCCGCCGCCGCTCACGCGAAGCCGCCTCGAACCGCTTGCCCAGGGGCTGGGGCTCGATGGAGCCGTCCGAGGAGATCTTCGGCAGGTTGGCCTGCGGCTGGGGCAGCAGCGCCTTCTTCTTGTCGATGCCGCCCTTGGCGTCGACCCCGTACAGCGCGTTGTAGATCTTGCGTACCGCCGGGCCGGAGGCCCCGGAGCCGGTACCGCCCTGGGAGATCGTCATGACGATCGAGTAGTCCTTGGTGTACGTCGCGAACCACGAGGTGGTCTGCTTGCCGTAGACCTCCGCGGTACCGGTCTTGGCGTGCATCGGGATCTTGTCCTGCGGCCAGCCCTGGAACCGCCAGGCGGCGGTGCCCCGGGTGGCGACGCCCGCGAGCGCGCTGTCGATCTTCTCGCGGGTCTGGCCCTTCATCGGCAGCTTGCCGTGCGACTCCGGCTTGATCTCCTGGACGTCCTTGCCGTCGGGGCTGACGATCGCCTTGCCGACGGTCGGGTTGTAGAGCGTTCCGCCGTTGCTGATGGCCGAGTAGATGGTGGCCATCTGGATCGGGGTGACGAGGGTGTCGCCCTGGCCGATGGAGTAGTTCACGGAGTCACCGGCGCGCATCTTCATGCCCTCGAGGCAGTTCTCGTAGGCGATCCGCTGGCCGTAGCTTCCGTCCTTCTTGCCGGTCTTGCACCAGGCGTCCTTGTTGGCCTTCCAGTAGTCCTTCTTCCACTGGCGGTCCGGGACCCGGCCGGTGACCTCGTTGGGGAGGTCGATGCCGGTCTCCTTACCGAGGCCGAACTGGTGGGCGGTCCGGTAGAACCAGTCCCCCGGCTTCTTCTTGGGCTTGTTGCCGCCGTCCTTCTTCCACTGCTCGTAGGCGAGGTGGTAGAAGACGGTGTCGCAGGAGACCTCCAGCGCGCGGCCGAGGCTGATCCCGCCGTAGTTCTCGGACTCGAAGTTCTTGAAGACCTGGCTGCCGATGTTGAACGAGCTGGTGCAGGGATACGGCCCGTTGAAGGAGTACCCGGCGTTGATCGCGGCGGTCGTCGGGACGACCTTGAAGATCGAACCGGGGGCCGCCTGGCCCTGGATCGCCCGGTTGAGCAGCGGGTAGTTGGACTTCTTGCCGGTGAGCTGCTTGTAGTCCTTGCCGGAGATGCCGCCGACCCAGGCGTTGGGGTCGTACGACGGGTTGGACGCCATGGCCACCACCCGGCCGGTCTTGGCCTCCATGACCACGACCGCGCCGGAGTCCGCCTTGTAGTTGGTGCCGGTGTTCCGGTCGTGCTGCTTGCGGGCGTCCCGCATCGCCTGCTCCAGCTCCTTCTCCGCGACCGATTGGACGCGCGAGTCGATGCTGGTGACGACGTTGCCGCCGGGACGGGCCCGCTGGCTCTCCCGCTGACCGATGACGCGGCCGAGGTTGTCGACCTCATAGCGGGTCACCCCGGCCTTGCCGCGCAGCTCGCTGTCGTACTGGCGCTCGAGGCCGTTGCTGCCGACCTGGTCCGAGCGGAGCAGGGGCGACTTGGTGTGCTCGGCCTCCTTCACCTGCTCATCGGTGACCGGGGAGAGATAGCCGAGCACCTGGGCGGCGTTGGAACCGGCGGGAGCGGCGTAGCGGCGCACGGCGGTGGGCTCGGCACTGATGCCGGGGAAGTCCTCTTCGCGCTCGCGGATCTGCAGCGCCTGCTTGGCGCTGGCCTCGTCCGTGATCGGGATGGGCTGGTACGGGGAACCGTTCCAGCAGGGCTGCGGGGTCTTGGCGTCGCACAGCCGGACCTTGTCCATGACGTCCTTGGGCTTCATGCCCAGGACATCGGCCAGGCGGGTGAGGGCGGCCTTGCCGTCGTCCGGCATCTTCATCAGCTCGGTGCGGCTGGCGGAGACGACCAGACGGGTCTCGTTGTCGGCGAGCGGCACACCGCGGGCGTCCAGTATGGAGCCGCGCACGGCGGGGTGGACGACCTGCTGGACGTGGTTGTTGGCGGCTTCGGCGGTGTACTCGTCGCCGTTGCGGATCTGCAGGTACCACAGGCGCCCGCCGAGGGTCAGCAGCAGCGAGAAGACCAGGATCTGGAGGCCGACGAGCCGGATGGTGACCCGGGAGGTCCGTCCGGTCTCGGGGATATTACTCATGGCATCCCCTGAGGGCGGTGGTGGGCAAGGGGAGGGCGACAGGCGGGAGGGCGGCGGGGCTCACAGGCGCTTGACCCCCTTGATGCGTGCCGTCCTGTTCTTCCCGGTGCGGGCCAGCAGCCCGCCGCGCTGGCTGCCGATCCGGGCCGCCCGGCCCGGACGCTTGAGCCGGCTCATCCGGCCGACCCGGCCGGTGCTGACGCCGCCCGCCGTGCTGATCCAGCGGGACGGGCTCTCACCGCCGCCGCCCGCGCTGTCGGCCATCGGATCGTTCTCACTCCGTCTGGCCAGCCCCATGATCAGCGGCACCGTGAAGGGTGCCAGCAGCAGGTCGTAGAGGGCCGCGGTGAACAGCAGCTTGCCCAGGCCCACCTGACGGGCCGCGTCGTCGCCGACGAGGATGCCGACCCCGGCGTAGAGCAGCGTGGCGCCGATGGCCGCCGCCACGACCACCAGCATCGGCCCGGTGGCCGACCTGAGCTGGCCGGACTCCGGCTTGGCGAGCCCCGCCAGATAGCCGATGACACACAGCACCAGGGCATAGCGGCCGGCGGCGTGGTCGGCGGGCGGGGCGAGGTCGGCGAGCAGCCCCGCGGCGAAGCCGATGAGCGCACCGCCGGTGTGGCCGTAGACGAGCGCGAGGCCGAGCACGACGAGGAGCAGCAGGTCCGGGACGGCGCCGGGCAGTTGGAGCCGGGCCAGCACACAGATCTGGACGACGAGGGCGAAGACCACCAGGCAGGTCGACAGGACGATCCGGTTGAGGTGCAGCATCGGTCAGCTCCTGTTGGCGGCCGGGCTCGTGGCGGTGGCGGAGGGGTTGGCCGTGACGGTGACCGTGGGCGTCGGCTTGGGCTTCGCGGGCTTGGGCGGCAGCACGGTGTCACGCGGGTTGCCGCGCGGCGGCTGGACGACGACCCCGACGATGTCCAGCTTGCTGAACCGCACGTACGGGCGCACTTGAAGCGTGCGGGTGAGATCCCCTCCGGTGGGGTCGACGCGCACGACCTTGCCGACCGGGACTCCGGGGACGAACGGCTTGTCCGCCTGGGAGCCGAAGGTGACCATCCGGTCGCCCGGCTTGATCCGGGCCTTGCCGTTGAGGAGCTGCACATGGAGCGAGCGGTCGCCGCGCCCGGTGGCGAAGCCGAGCTCGCCCGACCCCTCCATACGGGTGCCGACGGTGAAGTCCGGGTCGATGGCGAGCAGCACGGTCGCCGTCGAGGAGCCGACGGTGGTGACCCGGCCGACCAGCCCGTCGCCGTTGATGACGGTCATGTCGCGGCGGACGCCGTCGTTGCTGCCGATGTCGAGGGTGACGGTCCAGGAGAAGCCCTGGGCGGCGCCGATGCCGATGACCTGGGCGCCCTTGATGCCGTATTGACCGGCGCCCGCGGTCTTGAGCAGCTTGTCGAGCTCGGCCGAGCGGGCGCGGTTACGGGAGTCGTTGCCGAGCTTTTGCTTGAGTTTGGTGTTCTCTTCCTCCAGGCGGCGGACCCGGTCGTGCCGGTCACCGGATTCCCGTACGGCCGCGACGGCGTTGCCGACCGGGTCGACGGCGGTCGCGACGCCGTCCTCCACAGGCCCGAAGACGGAAGCGGCGGCCTGACGGGCGCCGTCGAGGGGTGAGTCCTCGCCGCCGCGGATATCCACCGTGATCAGCGCGAACGCGATGGCGACCAGCAGCACCAGGAGCAGCCGGCTCTCTCGTGTGTCCCTCACGTGCGGCGACGTGCCTTCCTCGTCGAAGTCGGACCGGTGCCGGTGCCGGTGATGTGGTGACCGGCCGGTCCTGGGGAGCCTTATGCCTGTATATCAGCGTTCCGCCGCACGGGCAGCCAACCACCCACACGGCCGGTTCGCCGGATTGTCATCTGCGGGGCTGGGCGTCCAGCACCTGCTGGAGCGCCTCGAACTCCTCCACGCACTTGCCGGACCCGAGCGCGACGGAGTCCAGCGGGTCCTCGGCGATATGGATCGGCATCCCGGTCTCCTGGCGCAGCCGCTCATCCAGGCCGCGCAGCAGCGCACCGCCGCCGGTGAGCACGATGCCGCGGTCCATGACGT is a window of Streptomyces violaceusniger Tu 4113 DNA encoding:
- a CDS encoding TIGR03960 family B12-binding radical SAM protein, with amino-acid sequence MSVESVFPQLEALLPHVQKPIQYVGGELNSTVKSWESCDVRWSLMYPDAYEVGLPNQGVMILYEVLNEREGVLAERTYSVWPDLEELMREHKVPQFTVDSHRPVSAFDFLGVSFSTELGYTNLLTALDLAGVPLDAVDRTEDHPVVVAGGHAAFNPEPIADFIDCAVIGDGEQAVLDMTAILRAWKAEGRPGGRDELLFRLARTGSVYVPKFYDVEYLADGRIARVVPNRSGVPWRVSKHTVMDLDEWPYPKQPLVPLAETVHERMSVEIFRGCTRGCRFCQAGMITRPVRERSITGIGEMVEKGLKATGFEEVGLLSLSSADHTEIGDVAKGLADRYEKDKIGLSLPSTRVDAFNIDLANELTRNGRRSGLTFAPEGGSERIRKVINKMVSEEDLIRTVATAYGNGWRQVKLYFMCGLPTETDDDVLQIADMATKVIAKGREVSGKNDIRCTVSIGGFVPKPHTPFQWAPQLSAEETDARLEKLREKIRGDKKYGRSIGFRYHDGKPGIVEGLLSRGDRRVGAVIRAVYEDGGRFDGWREHFSYDRWMECAERALPQFGLDLDWYTTRERTYEEVLPWDHLDSGLDKDWLWEDWQDSLDETEVEDCRWTPCFDCGVCPQMQTEIQIGPTGRKLLPLSVK
- a CDS encoding CYTH and CHAD domain-containing protein, which translates into the protein MVDTKQEIERKYEATAEEAGPSGRPDLPGLPELTGAGPVATVVSRGVATLEATYYDTPGRRLLADGITLRHRTGGADEGWHLKLPVGPDTREELQAPLGVEVPAEMAALLRSRVRHDPLRPLAHLHTERDRKDLVDADGTVLAEVSVDRVTARRLAPEESEPVRWTEVEVELAEGRGHDQRLLDAVEGRLRDGGLHRADSPSKLAKALAETEKVAVAVETGGDGPGRSGKPAKSARQVEQAASAVRRPLGADDVVLDYVRRQIDALVRLDPAVRRDLPDAVHRMRVATRRLRSAFRSYRKVLDRTVTDPIGDELKWLAGELGVERDREVLTERLEGRLAELPDDLRLGPVRNRLDHWSQGRRDGARAAVLGALDSERYLTLLDTLDALAAAPPLRPAAAKPAEQVVVGAVLRDYERLATRMTTALETPPGPDRDVAVHQARKAAKRVRYAAETARPALGKPAKKFARRMQSVQDVLGDHQDSVVAREALRALATQAHGAGESDFTFGLLYGREEARAAARVRELPGLWADVSRKKHRAALEA
- the rodA gene encoding rod shape-determining protein RodA produces the protein MARDSVVRRLDWVLLLTALALSAIGGALVYSATRNRTELNGGDPYSFLVRHALNTGIGLVLAIGTVWLGHRTLRGAVPVLYGLSVVLVLAVLTPLGSTINGAHAWIVVGGGFSLQPGEFAKITIILGMAMLLAARVDAGDRLNPDHRTVVQSLGLAALPIAIVLLMPDLGSVMVMAVIVLAVLLASGASNRWIAGLILTAVVGALLIWQLHVLDQYQIDRFAAFANPALDPAGVGYNTNQARIAIGSGGLTGKGLFHGTQTTGQFVPEQQTDFVFTVAGEELGFLGAGLIIVLLGVVLWRACRIARDTTELYGTVVAAGIIAWFAFQSFENIGMTLGIMPVAGLPLPFVSYGGTSMFAVWIAIGLLQSIRVQRPVSA
- the mrdA gene encoding penicillin-binding protein 2, whose translation is MSNIPETGRTSRVTIRLVGLQILVFSLLLTLGGRLWYLQIRNGDEYTAEAANNHVQQVVHPAVRGSILDARGVPLADNETRLVVSASRTELMKMPDDGKAALTRLADVLGMKPKDVMDKVRLCDAKTPQPCWNGSPYQPIPITDEASAKQALQIREREEDFPGISAEPTAVRRYAAPAGSNAAQVLGYLSPVTDEQVKEAEHTKSPLLRSDQVGSNGLERQYDSELRGKAGVTRYEVDNLGRVIGQRESQRARPGGNVVTSIDSRVQSVAEKELEQAMRDARKQHDRNTGTNYKADSGAVVVMEAKTGRVVAMASNPSYDPNAWVGGISGKDYKQLTGKKSNYPLLNRAIQGQAAPGSIFKVVPTTAAINAGYSFNGPYPCTSSFNIGSQVFKNFESENYGGISLGRALEVSCDTVFYHLAYEQWKKDGGNKPKKKPGDWFYRTAHQFGLGKETGIDLPNEVTGRVPDRQWKKDYWKANKDAWCKTGKKDGSYGQRIAYENCLEGMKMRAGDSVNYSIGQGDTLVTPIQMATIYSAISNGGTLYNPTVGKAIVSPDGKDVQEIKPESHGKLPMKGQTREKIDSALAGVATRGTAAWRFQGWPQDKIPMHAKTGTAEVYGKQTTSWFATYTKDYSIVMTISQGGTGSGASGPAVRKIYNALYGVDAKGGIDKKKALLPQPQANLPKISSDGSIEPQPLGKRFEAASRERRRGANS
- the mreD gene encoding rod shape-determining protein MreD, producing MHLNRIVLSTCLVVFALVVQICVLARLQLPGAVPDLLLLVVLGLALVYGHTGGALIGFAAGLLADLAPPADHAAGRYALVLCVIGYLAGLAKPESGQLRSATGPMLVVVAAAIGATLLYAGVGILVGDDAARQVGLGKLLFTAALYDLLLAPFTVPLIMGLARRSENDPMADSAGGGGESPSRWISTAGGVSTGRVGRMSRLKRPGRAARIGSQRGGLLARTGKNRTARIKGVKRL
- the mreC gene encoding rod shape-determining protein MreC, whose product is MRDTRESRLLLVLLVAIAFALITVDIRGGEDSPLDGARQAAASVFGPVEDGVATAVDPVGNAVAAVRESGDRHDRVRRLEEENTKLKQKLGNDSRNRARSAELDKLLKTAGAGQYGIKGAQVIGIGAAQGFSWTVTLDIGSNDGVRRDMTVINGDGLVGRVTTVGSSTATVLLAIDPDFTVGTRMEGSGELGFATGRGDRSLHVQLLNGKARIKPGDRMVTFGSQADKPFVPGVPVGKVVRVDPTGGDLTRTLQVRPYVRFSKLDIVGVVVQPPRGNPRDTVLPPKPAKPKPTPTVTVTANPSATATSPAANRS